A region from the Agrococcus sp. SL85 genome encodes:
- a CDS encoding class I adenylate-forming enzyme family protein, whose product MAPDALTLGRWTTDRAGTHATRTAIVDRGVAVSYGELEARASALAHALADAGHGRGARIATVTGSTADQVVLLFACAKAGVALAPLSWRLTPRELAEQLRRIEPSLLLVEDDHRRAGEEALALLDGAASPGGGPSGAMPLAGLGAAGVEAEVPPAAAPLPAGAPQDDDALLLLTTSGTTSAPKVVVLSHAACTWANIALSRATPLVPDDVVLQVLPQHHVAGWNIQPLLAWWVGATVVLERTFDAGRALALVERHRVTATMGVPTTYRALVQHPDLAVRDLSSVRTAVVGGGMLDERTAQRLAERGVVLRQGYGLTEAGPNVTITQGDADAGTAGRPYPHVDVALLDGDRVVRGPGTGELLVRGPALFSGYLGDPEATAAAMLGEWLRTGDLVERDAAGRIRVVDRMKDIVRSGAESIAPIEVELALLEHPAVIDAAVAGLPSERWGEEVAAWLVLAEPVDEAALRAHLDGRLAAFKHPKRYLVVDAIPRTPSGKPLRRALAAGAAPEEDR is encoded by the coding sequence ATGGCTCCTGACGCGCTGACGCTCGGGCGGTGGACGACCGACCGCGCCGGCACGCACGCGACCCGCACGGCGATCGTCGACCGCGGTGTGGCCGTCTCCTACGGCGAGCTCGAGGCGCGCGCGAGCGCGCTCGCGCACGCGCTCGCCGACGCGGGGCACGGGCGCGGCGCGCGGATCGCGACGGTCACGGGATCGACCGCCGACCAGGTCGTGCTGCTCTTCGCCTGCGCGAAGGCGGGCGTCGCGCTCGCGCCGCTGTCGTGGCGGCTGACGCCGCGGGAGCTCGCAGAGCAGCTGCGCCGCATCGAGCCCTCGCTGCTGCTCGTGGAGGACGACCACCGCCGGGCGGGGGAGGAGGCGCTCGCGCTCCTCGACGGCGCGGCGTCCCCGGGCGGCGGGCCCTCCGGTGCCATGCCCCTCGCCGGGCTCGGCGCGGCCGGCGTCGAGGCCGAGGTGCCGCCCGCGGCCGCGCCGCTGCCCGCGGGCGCGCCGCAGGACGACGACGCCCTGCTGCTGCTCACGACCTCCGGCACCACGAGCGCGCCGAAGGTCGTGGTGCTCAGCCACGCCGCGTGCACCTGGGCGAACATCGCGCTCTCGCGCGCGACGCCGCTCGTGCCCGACGACGTCGTGCTGCAGGTGCTGCCGCAGCACCACGTGGCCGGCTGGAACATCCAGCCGCTCCTGGCCTGGTGGGTGGGAGCGACTGTCGTGCTCGAGCGCACCTTCGACGCGGGCCGCGCGCTCGCGCTCGTCGAGCGGCACCGCGTCACGGCGACGATGGGCGTGCCCACGACCTACCGCGCGCTCGTGCAGCACCCCGACCTCGCGGTCCGCGACCTCTCGAGCGTGCGCACCGCGGTCGTCGGCGGCGGGATGCTCGACGAGCGCACCGCGCAGCGCCTCGCCGAGCGCGGCGTGGTGCTGCGGCAGGGCTACGGGCTCACCGAGGCGGGCCCCAACGTCACCATCACGCAGGGCGACGCCGACGCGGGCACGGCCGGGCGGCCCTACCCGCACGTCGACGTCGCGCTGCTCGACGGCGACCGCGTCGTGCGGGGCCCCGGCACGGGCGAGCTGCTCGTGCGAGGGCCCGCGCTCTTCTCCGGCTACCTCGGCGACCCCGAGGCGACCGCGGCGGCGATGCTCGGCGAGTGGCTCCGCACCGGCGACCTCGTCGAGCGCGACGCGGCGGGGCGCATCCGCGTCGTCGACCGGATGAAGGACATCGTGCGCTCCGGTGCCGAGTCGATCGCGCCCATCGAGGTCGAGCTCGCCCTCCTCGAGCACCCCGCCGTCATCGACGCAGCCGTCGCCGGCCTGCCGAGCGAGCGGTGGGGCGAGGAGGTCGCCGCGTGGCTCGTGCTCGCCGAGCCCGTCGACGAGGCCGCGCTGCGCGCGCACCTCGACGGGCGGCTCGCGGCCTTCAAGCACCCCAAGCGCTACCTCGTCGTCGACGCGATCCCGCGCACGCCCAGCGGCAAGCCGCTGCGCCGCGCGCTCGCGGCCGGCGCAGCCCCGGAGGAGGACCGATGA